One window from the genome of Mustela lutreola isolate mMusLut2 chromosome 11, mMusLut2.pri, whole genome shotgun sequence encodes:
- the LOC131811335 gene encoding D-dopachrome decarboxylase — MPFVELDTNLSAGRVPTGLEKRLCAATADILSKPEDRVNVTVRPGLAMAVNGSTEPCAQLLISSIGVVGTAEDNRGHSARFFDFLTKELNLDQDRIIIRFFPVEPWQIGKKGTVMTFL; from the exons ATGCCATTTGTCGAGTTAGACACGAACTTGTCCGCCGGCCGTGTGCCCACGGGATTGGAGAAGCGGCTCTGCGCGGCCACGGCAGACATCCTGAGCAAACCTGAGGAC CGCGTGAACGTAACGGTGCGACCAGGTCTGGCCATGGCGGTGAACGGCTCCACCGAGCCCTGCGCTCAACTGCTCATCTCCTCCATCGGTGTGGTAGGCACAGCCGAGGACAACCGCGGCCACAGCGCCCGGTTCTTCGATTTCCTCACCAAGGAGCTGAACCTGGACCAGGATCG gATAATTATCCGCTTCTTTCCTGTGGAGCCCTGGCAGATTGGCAAGAAAGGGACAGTCATGACTTTCCTGTGA